From the Brassica napus cultivar Da-Ae chromosome A8, Da-Ae, whole genome shotgun sequence genome, one window contains:
- the LOC106361292 gene encoding phospholipase D delta-like isoform X2: MAENVSEDVILLHGDLDLKIVQARRLPNRDTFSERMRRCFKPCNSCIKPTTDDYDGEASSDDDDENIRGLPRNTSDPYVTVSVPHATLARTHVLKNASDPVWNRHFKVSVAHPLSYLKFKVKDYDVSGAQTIGTVRIPVQQIASGERIWGWFPVLGGSGKPPKKETALRIDLKFTSFDKIQTNKTLGGVMGTYFPLRKGSQVRLYQDAHVMDGMLPEIRLDNGDVYQHGKCWEDICHAICEAHHMIYIVGWSVFHKVKLVREPTRELPRGGDLTLGELLKYKSEEGVRVLLLVWDDKSSRDKFGISTPGVMGTHDEETRKFFKHSSVKCILSPRYASNKLGLFKQQVVGTLFTHHQKCVLVDTQAVGSNRKVTAFIGGIDLCDGRYDTPEHRILHDLDTVFKDDFHNPTFPSGAIAPRQPWHDMHCRLDGPAAYDVLINFEQRWRKATRWKEFNLKGKTLWLDDSLLRIGRISWILNPKFKYRIDGVLDVPEDDPVVYVSNEDDPENWHVQVFRSIDSGSVKGFPKCENEAEALHLQYDKRLVVDKSIQTAYIQIIRSAQHFIFIENQYFLGSSYAWPDYNDAGADNLIPMELALKITSKIRAKERFAVYVVIPMWPEGDPKSGPMQEILYWQSQTMQMMYDVIARELKSHQSNAHPLDYLNFYCLGKQEQLPDDMPATNVTDSYKFQRFMIYVHAKGMIVDDEYVLMGSANINQRSMAGTKDTEIAMGAYQPHHTWANKGKHPRGQVYGYRMSLWAEHLGKTGDEFVEPGDLKCVKNVNEIAERNWRKFIDSEFSELQGHLIKYPLHVDIDGNVTSLPGYDSFPDVGGKIIGDHSKAIPDTLTT; this comes from the exons ATGGCCGAGAACGTCTCAGAGGATGTGATCCTTCTACACGGCGACCTCGATTTGAAAATTGTTCAAGCGAGGAGGCTACCTAACAGGGATACCTTCTCCGAACGTATGCGCCGTTGCTTCAAGCCTTGCAACTCCTGTATTAAACCTACTACAGACGACTATGACGGCGAAGCGAGTtccgacgacgacgacgagaACATCCGTGGCCTCCCAAGGAATACCAGCGATCCCTACGTCACGGTGTCCGTCCCGCATGCGACTCTTGCTCGGACGCACGTTTTGAAAAACGCTTCGGATCCTGTTTGGAACCGGCATTTTAAAGTTTCCGTGGCGCATCCCCTGTCTTATCTCAAGTTCAAAGTCAAGGACTACGATGTCTCCGGTGCACAAACAATTGGCACTGTCCGTATCCCGGTTCAGCAAATCGCGTCGGGAGAACGCATTTGGGGATGGTTTCCTGTCCTTGGCGGCTCAGGAAAGCCGCCAAAGAAGGAAACTGCTCTCCGTATTGATTTGAAATTTACTTCGTTTGATAAAATCCAAACTAATAAAACGCTTGGTGGTGTTATGGGGACTTACTTCCCTTTGAGGAAAGGAAGTCAGGTGAGGCTTTACCAAGACGCTCATGTGATGGACGGAATGTTACCGGAGATTCGGTTGGACAACGGGGATGTTTATCAACACGGGAAATGCTGGGAAGATATATGTCACGCTATTTGTGAGGCTCACCATATGATTTACATTGTTGGCTGGTCTGTCTTCCACAAGGTGAAGCTGGTTAGGGAACCTACAAGGGAATTGCCAAGAGGTGGTGATTTGACGCTTGGAGAGTTGCTGAAATACAAATCGGAAGAAGGTGTTCGAGTTTTGCTACTTGTATGGGACGATAAGAGTTCTCGTGATAAGTTTGGGATAAGCACG CCAGGAGTTATGGGGACACATGATGAAGAGACTAGAAAGTTTTTCAAGCATTCTTCTGTGAAATGTATATTGTCACCTCGTTATGCCAGCAATAAGCTTGGGTTGTTCAAACAACAG GTGGTTGGCACTCTCTTCACGCACCATCAGAAGTGTGTTCTTGTAGACACTCAAGCTGTTGGTAGTAATCGCAAAGTCACAGCTTTTATTGGAGGGATCGATCTTTGTGACGGGCGCTATGACACACCTGAGCACCGGATATTACACGATCTTGACACTGTATTTAAGGATGATTTTCACAATCCTACATTTCCA AGTGGTGCCATAGCTCCAAGACAACCTTGGCACGATATGCATTGTAGGCTAGATGGGCCTGCGGCATATGATGTTCTCATAAACTTTGAGCAACGGTGGAGAAAAGCGACACGATGGAAAGAGTTTAACTTAAAGGGGAAAACTCtctggctagatgactctttgTTACGGATAGGACGTATATCATGGATACTAAATCCAAAGTTTAAATATCGGATAGATGGTGTTTTAGATGTTCCAGAGGACGATCCAGTGGTTTATGTTTCTAATGAAGATGATCCTGAGAACTGGCATGTTCAGGTGTTCCGTTCTATCGACTCAGGATCCGTGAAAGGATTTCCAAAATGTGAAAATGAGGCCGAGGCCCTG CATCTACAATATGACAAGCGTCTTGTAGTTGATAAAAGTATCCAGACTGCGTACATCCAGATAATCAGATCTGCTCAGCATTTCATATTTATCGAGAATCAGTATTTTCTTGGTTCTTCTTATGCTTGGCCTGATTATAACGATGCAG GAGCTGACAATCTAATTCCTATGGAGTTGGCACTGAAGATTACTAGTAAAATTAGAGCTAAAGAAAGATTTGCTGTCTATGTCGTCATACCAATGTGGCCTGAAGGCGACCCAAAGTCGGGACCTATGCAAGAAATTTTATATTGGCAG AGCCAAACTATGCAGATGATGTATGATGTTATAGCACGAGAACTGAAGTCACACCAGTCAAATGCGCATCCTCTGGATTACCTTAACTTTTACTGCCTTGGCAAACAAGAACAACTTCCAGATGACATGCCAGCAACCAAT GTTACAGATTCTTATAAGTTCCAGCGTTTCATGATCTATGTGCATGCAAAGGGAATGATAGTAGATGATGAATATGTACTTATGGGATCTGCTAATATCAACCAAAGATCTATGGCCGGCACGAAAGATACTGAGATAGCCATGGGTGCATATCAACCCCATCATACATGGGCTAACAAGGGAAAACACCCACGTGGCCAG GTGTATGGGTATAGGATGTCACTATGGGCAGAGCATTTAGGCAAAACTGGAGATGAGTTTGTGGAGCCTGGTGATCTAAAATGTGTCAAGAACGTTAACGAAATCGCTGAAAGGAACTGGAGAAAGTTCATAGATTCGGAGTTTTCAGAGCTTCAAGGTCACTTGATTAAGTATCCTCTGCACGTAGACATTGATGGTAATGTGACCTCTCTTCCAGGTTACGACAGTTTCCCAGATGTTGGTGGTAAGATCATTGGAGATCATTCCAAGGCTATCCCTGATACTCTAACTACGTAA
- the LOC106361290 gene encoding serine/arginine-rich splicing factor SR45a isoform X1 produces MADSPNEERDSRSPPPPRKEQPRSRSRSRSRSMPRDRSRSRSLPRHVSPSRTRGRSRSRSRGRSEIENPGTTLYVTGLSTRVTEKDLEAYFSKEGKVASCVLVLEPRTRESRGFAFVTMDSVKDAERCIKYLNHSVLEGRYITVERSRRKRPRTPTPGHYLGLKSSRDNDRDSRSSRGRHYDRDDSGHRRSPPRRDLSPRDHGRRSPRDHGRSSRRDRSYSPRGRSPERRSERRYQPRGSR; encoded by the exons ATG GCGGATTCTCCCAACGAAGAAAG GGACTCACGATCTCCTCCTCCACCCCGAAAAGAACAACCAAGATCTAGGTCTAGGTCCAGGTCCAGGTCCATGCCGAGAGATAGGTCTAGGTCAAGATCTTTACCAAGGCATGTATCTCCATCAAGAACCCGTGGAAG GTCGAGGTCAAGAAGCCGTGGAAG GTCTGAAATTGAAAACCCTGGTACCACTCTCTATGTGACCGGCTTATCAACAAGAGTCACAGAAAAGGATCTTGAAGCTTATTTCTCCAAGGAAGGAAAG GTTGCGTCCTGCGTTCTAGTGCTGGAGCCGCGCACCCGCGAGTCTCGTGGTTTTGCCTTTGTCACGATGGATAGTGTTAAGGACGCTGAGCGGTGCATTAAGTATCTCAACCATTCTGTACTAGAAGGCCGATACATAACTGTCGAAAGG TCCCGAAGAAAGCGCCCGAGAACTCCCACCCCAGGCCACTATCTTGGCTTAAAAAGCTCCAGAGACAATG ACCGAGATAGCCGTAGCAGTCGAGGGAGGCACTACGATCGTGATGATTCTGGACACCGTAGGTCACCACCAAGACGCGACTTATCACCTCGTGATCATGGAAGGAGGTCACCTCGTGATCATGGAAGAAGCTCTAGAAGAGATCGGTCTTACTCTCCTCGTGGAAGAAGCCCAGAGAGAAGGTCCGAGAGAAGGTATCAACCTCGTGGCTCGAGATGA
- the LOC106361292 gene encoding phospholipase D delta-like isoform X1: MAENVSEDVILLHGDLDLKIVQARRLPNRDTFSERMRRCFKPCNSCIKPTTDDYDGEASSDDDDENIRGLPRNTSDPYVTVSVPHATLARTHVLKNASDPVWNRHFKVSVAHPLSYLKFKVKDYDVSGAQTIGTVRIPVQQIASGERIWGWFPVLGGSGKPPKKETALRIDLKFTSFDKIQTNKTLGGVMGTYFPLRKGSQVRLYQDAHVMDGMLPEIRLDNGDVYQHGKCWEDICHAICEAHHMIYIVGWSVFHKVKLVREPTRELPRGGDLTLGELLKYKSEEGVRVLLLVWDDKSSRDKFGISTPGVMGTHDEETRKFFKHSSVKCILSPRYASNKLGLFKQQVVGTLFTHHQKCVLVDTQAVGSNRKVTAFIGGIDLCDGRYDTPEHRILHDLDTVFKDDFHNPTFPSGAIAPRQPWHDMHCRLDGPAAYDVLINFEQRWRKATRWKEFNLKGKTLWLDDSLLRIGRISWILNPKFKYRIDGVLDVPEDDPVVYVSNEDDPENWHVQVFRSIDSGSVKGFPKCENEAEALHLQYDKRLVVDKSIQTAYIQIIRSAQHFIFIENQYFLGSSYAWPDYNDAGADNLIPMELALKITSKIRAKERFAVYVVIPMWPEGDPKSGPMQEILYWQSQTMQMMYDVIARELKSHQSNAHPLDYLNFYCLGKQEQLPDDMPATNVSGVTDSYKFQRFMIYVHAKGMIVDDEYVLMGSANINQRSMAGTKDTEIAMGAYQPHHTWANKGKHPRGQVYGYRMSLWAEHLGKTGDEFVEPGDLKCVKNVNEIAERNWRKFIDSEFSELQGHLIKYPLHVDIDGNVTSLPGYDSFPDVGGKIIGDHSKAIPDTLTT, translated from the exons ATGGCCGAGAACGTCTCAGAGGATGTGATCCTTCTACACGGCGACCTCGATTTGAAAATTGTTCAAGCGAGGAGGCTACCTAACAGGGATACCTTCTCCGAACGTATGCGCCGTTGCTTCAAGCCTTGCAACTCCTGTATTAAACCTACTACAGACGACTATGACGGCGAAGCGAGTtccgacgacgacgacgagaACATCCGTGGCCTCCCAAGGAATACCAGCGATCCCTACGTCACGGTGTCCGTCCCGCATGCGACTCTTGCTCGGACGCACGTTTTGAAAAACGCTTCGGATCCTGTTTGGAACCGGCATTTTAAAGTTTCCGTGGCGCATCCCCTGTCTTATCTCAAGTTCAAAGTCAAGGACTACGATGTCTCCGGTGCACAAACAATTGGCACTGTCCGTATCCCGGTTCAGCAAATCGCGTCGGGAGAACGCATTTGGGGATGGTTTCCTGTCCTTGGCGGCTCAGGAAAGCCGCCAAAGAAGGAAACTGCTCTCCGTATTGATTTGAAATTTACTTCGTTTGATAAAATCCAAACTAATAAAACGCTTGGTGGTGTTATGGGGACTTACTTCCCTTTGAGGAAAGGAAGTCAGGTGAGGCTTTACCAAGACGCTCATGTGATGGACGGAATGTTACCGGAGATTCGGTTGGACAACGGGGATGTTTATCAACACGGGAAATGCTGGGAAGATATATGTCACGCTATTTGTGAGGCTCACCATATGATTTACATTGTTGGCTGGTCTGTCTTCCACAAGGTGAAGCTGGTTAGGGAACCTACAAGGGAATTGCCAAGAGGTGGTGATTTGACGCTTGGAGAGTTGCTGAAATACAAATCGGAAGAAGGTGTTCGAGTTTTGCTACTTGTATGGGACGATAAGAGTTCTCGTGATAAGTTTGGGATAAGCACG CCAGGAGTTATGGGGACACATGATGAAGAGACTAGAAAGTTTTTCAAGCATTCTTCTGTGAAATGTATATTGTCACCTCGTTATGCCAGCAATAAGCTTGGGTTGTTCAAACAACAG GTGGTTGGCACTCTCTTCACGCACCATCAGAAGTGTGTTCTTGTAGACACTCAAGCTGTTGGTAGTAATCGCAAAGTCACAGCTTTTATTGGAGGGATCGATCTTTGTGACGGGCGCTATGACACACCTGAGCACCGGATATTACACGATCTTGACACTGTATTTAAGGATGATTTTCACAATCCTACATTTCCA AGTGGTGCCATAGCTCCAAGACAACCTTGGCACGATATGCATTGTAGGCTAGATGGGCCTGCGGCATATGATGTTCTCATAAACTTTGAGCAACGGTGGAGAAAAGCGACACGATGGAAAGAGTTTAACTTAAAGGGGAAAACTCtctggctagatgactctttgTTACGGATAGGACGTATATCATGGATACTAAATCCAAAGTTTAAATATCGGATAGATGGTGTTTTAGATGTTCCAGAGGACGATCCAGTGGTTTATGTTTCTAATGAAGATGATCCTGAGAACTGGCATGTTCAGGTGTTCCGTTCTATCGACTCAGGATCCGTGAAAGGATTTCCAAAATGTGAAAATGAGGCCGAGGCCCTG CATCTACAATATGACAAGCGTCTTGTAGTTGATAAAAGTATCCAGACTGCGTACATCCAGATAATCAGATCTGCTCAGCATTTCATATTTATCGAGAATCAGTATTTTCTTGGTTCTTCTTATGCTTGGCCTGATTATAACGATGCAG GAGCTGACAATCTAATTCCTATGGAGTTGGCACTGAAGATTACTAGTAAAATTAGAGCTAAAGAAAGATTTGCTGTCTATGTCGTCATACCAATGTGGCCTGAAGGCGACCCAAAGTCGGGACCTATGCAAGAAATTTTATATTGGCAG AGCCAAACTATGCAGATGATGTATGATGTTATAGCACGAGAACTGAAGTCACACCAGTCAAATGCGCATCCTCTGGATTACCTTAACTTTTACTGCCTTGGCAAACAAGAACAACTTCCAGATGACATGCCAGCAACCAATGTCAGTGGg GTTACAGATTCTTATAAGTTCCAGCGTTTCATGATCTATGTGCATGCAAAGGGAATGATAGTAGATGATGAATATGTACTTATGGGATCTGCTAATATCAACCAAAGATCTATGGCCGGCACGAAAGATACTGAGATAGCCATGGGTGCATATCAACCCCATCATACATGGGCTAACAAGGGAAAACACCCACGTGGCCAG GTGTATGGGTATAGGATGTCACTATGGGCAGAGCATTTAGGCAAAACTGGAGATGAGTTTGTGGAGCCTGGTGATCTAAAATGTGTCAAGAACGTTAACGAAATCGCTGAAAGGAACTGGAGAAAGTTCATAGATTCGGAGTTTTCAGAGCTTCAAGGTCACTTGATTAAGTATCCTCTGCACGTAGACATTGATGGTAATGTGACCTCTCTTCCAGGTTACGACAGTTTCCCAGATGTTGGTGGTAAGATCATTGGAGATCATTCCAAGGCTATCCCTGATACTCTAACTACGTAA
- the LOC106361290 gene encoding serine/arginine-rich splicing factor SR45a isoform X2 gives MPRDRSRSRSLPRHVSPSRTRGRSRSRSRGRSEIENPGTTLYVTGLSTRVTEKDLEAYFSKEGKVASCVLVLEPRTRESRGFAFVTMDSVKDAERCIKYLNHSVLEGRYITVERSRRKRPRTPTPGHYLGLKSSRDNDRDSRSSRGRHYDRDDSGHRRSPPRRDLSPRDHGRRSPRDHGRSSRRDRSYSPRGRSPERRSERRYQPRGSR, from the exons ATGCCGAGAGATAGGTCTAGGTCAAGATCTTTACCAAGGCATGTATCTCCATCAAGAACCCGTGGAAG GTCGAGGTCAAGAAGCCGTGGAAG GTCTGAAATTGAAAACCCTGGTACCACTCTCTATGTGACCGGCTTATCAACAAGAGTCACAGAAAAGGATCTTGAAGCTTATTTCTCCAAGGAAGGAAAG GTTGCGTCCTGCGTTCTAGTGCTGGAGCCGCGCACCCGCGAGTCTCGTGGTTTTGCCTTTGTCACGATGGATAGTGTTAAGGACGCTGAGCGGTGCATTAAGTATCTCAACCATTCTGTACTAGAAGGCCGATACATAACTGTCGAAAGG TCCCGAAGAAAGCGCCCGAGAACTCCCACCCCAGGCCACTATCTTGGCTTAAAAAGCTCCAGAGACAATG ACCGAGATAGCCGTAGCAGTCGAGGGAGGCACTACGATCGTGATGATTCTGGACACCGTAGGTCACCACCAAGACGCGACTTATCACCTCGTGATCATGGAAGGAGGTCACCTCGTGATCATGGAAGAAGCTCTAGAAGAGATCGGTCTTACTCTCCTCGTGGAAGAAGCCCAGAGAGAAGGTCCGAGAGAAGGTATCAACCTCGTGGCTCGAGATGA
- the LOC106361291 gene encoding serine/arginine-rich splicing factor SR45a codes for MLDPHTRESRGYAFVTMDSLRDAERCIKYLNKTLLDGRYIKVEKSHRKRPRTPTPGQYIGLKRSKDNEKDGDGHSSRGKHNDPDDSGHRWLPRRHNSPRDERKSPRRDHSPGGGRSPEKSREILLETVMVLHNTMK; via the exons ATGCTGGACCCGCACACCCGTGAGTCTCGTGGTTATGCCTTTGTTACAATGGATAGTCTTAGAGATGCTGAGCGGTGCATTAAGTATCTCAACAAAACTTTACTAGATGGCAGATACATAAAAGTCGAAAAG TCCCATAGAAAGCGCCCTAGAACTCCCACCCCAGGACAATATATTGGCTTGAAACGCTCCAAAGACAATG AAAAAGACGGAGATGGCCACAGCAGTCGAGGGAAGCACAACGATCCTGATGATTCTGGACACCGTTGGTTACCAAGACGCCACAATTCACCTCGTGATGAAAGGAAGTCACCAAGACGCGACCATTCACCTGGTGGTGGAAGAAGCCCAGAGAAAAG tAGGGAGATTCTGTTGGAGACAGTCATGGTTTTGCACAACACAATGAAGTGA